A genomic segment from Sciurus carolinensis chromosome 1, mSciCar1.2, whole genome shotgun sequence encodes:
- the Rprd2 gene encoding regulation of nuclear pre-mRNA domain-containing protein 2 isoform X1: MAAGGGGGSSKASSSSASSAGALESSLDRKFQSVTNTMESIQGLSSWCIENKKHHSTIVYHWMKWLRRSAYPHRLNLFYLANDVIQNCKRKNAIIFRESFADVLPEAAALVKDPSVSKSIERIFKIWEDRNVYPEEMILALREALSTTFKTQKQLKENLNKQPNKQWKKSQTSTNPKAALKSKIVAEFRSQALIEELLLYKRSEDQIELKEKQLSTMRVDVCSTETLKCLKDKTGGKKFSKEFEEASSKLEEFVNGLDKQVKNGPSLTEALENAGIFYEAQYKEVKVVANAYKTFANRVNNLKKKLDQLKSTLPDPEESPVPSPSMDAPSPTGSESPFQGMGGEESQSPTIESEKSATPEPVTDNRDVEDMELSDVEDDGSKIIVEDRKEKPMEKSAVSTSVPTKPTETLSKASSCTPVPVTMTAAPPLPKPVNTSLLSSSPALALPNLANVDLAKISSILSSLTSVMKNTGVSPASRPSPGTPTSPSNLTSGLKTPAPATTTSHNPLANILSKVEITPESILSALSKTQTQSAPALQGLSSLLQSVTGNPVPASEASQSTSASPANTTVSTIKGRNVSSNTQSFIPKSFNYSPNSSASEVSSTSASKTSIGQSPGLPSTTFKLPSNSLGFTGTHNTSPAAPPTEVTMCQSSEISKPKLESESTSPSLEMKIHNFLKGNPGFSGLNLNIPILSSLGSSAPSESHPSDFQRGPTSTSIDNIDGTPVRDERSGTPTQDEMMDKPTSSSVDTMSLLSKIISPGSSTPSSTRSPPPGRDENYTRELSNSVSTYRPFGLGSESPYKQPSDGMERPSSLMDSSQEKFYPDTSFHEDEDYRDFEYSGPPPSAMMNLEKKPAKSILKSSKLSDATEYQPILSSYSHRAQEFGVKSAFPPSVRALLDSSENCDRLSSSPGLFGAFSIRGNEPGSDRSPSPSKNDSFFTPDSNHNSLSQSTTGHLSLPQKQYPDSPHPVPHRSLFSPQNTLAAPTGHPPTSGVEKVLASTISTTSTIEFKNMLKNASRKPSDDKHFGQTPNKGTSNDGVSLSNLTQPNLTTTDQQQQEEHYRIETRVSSSCLDLPDSTEEKGAPIETLGYHNAANRRMSGEPIQTVESIRVPGKGNRGHGREASRVGWFDLSTSGSSFDNGPSNASDLASLGGGGSGGLTGFKTTPYKERAPQFQESVGNFRSNSFNSTFEHHLPPSPLEHGTPFQREPVGPSSAPPAPPKDHSGIFSRDAPAHLPSVDLSNPFTKEAALAHAAPPPPPGEHSGVPFPAPPPPPPPGEHSSSGGSGVPFSTPPPPPPPVDHSGVVPFPAPPLAEHGVAGTVAVFPKDHSSLLQGTLAEHFGVLAGPRDHGGPTQRDLNGPGLSRVRESLSLPAHSLEHLGPAHGGGGGGSNSSSGPPMGPSHRDTINRSGMILRSPRPDFRPREPFLGRDPFHSLKRPRPPFARGPPFFAPKRPFFPPRY, from the exons ggaTCCATCTGTCTCCAAGTCTATAGAACGAATCTTTAAAATCTGGGAAGACAGAAATGTATACCCAGAAGAAATGATTTTGGCATTGAGAGAAGCTTTGA GTACCACTTTCAAAACTCAGAAGCAGCTgaaagaaaatctgaacaaaCAACCGAATAAGCAGTGGAAGAAATCACAAA CATCCACGAATCCAAAAGCTGCTCTCAAGTCTAAGATAGTTGCTGAATTTCGA TCTCAGGCCCTCATTGAAGAACTGTTGCTGTATAAGCGCTCAGAAGATCAGATAGAATTGAAGGAGAAACAGTTGTCAACTATGAGGGTGGATGTATGCAGCACAGAAACCCTCAAATGCTTAAAAG ataaaactGGGGGGAAAAAGTTCTCCAAAGAATTTGAAGAGGCAAGCTCTAAGCTGGAAGAATTTGTGAATGGATTGGATAAGCAGGTGAAAAATGGGCCTTCACTAACAGAAGCACTGGAAAATGCTGGAATTTTCTATGAAGCACAGTACAAAGAAGTAAAAGTGGTGGCCAAT GCATACAAAACCTTTGCTAACCGAGTaaacaatttaaagaagaaattggaTCAGTTGAAGTCAACCCTTCCTGATCCTGAAGAATCACCAGTCCCTTCCCCAAGTATGGATGCTCCCTCCCCAACTGGTTCGGAGTCTCCATTTCAGGGAATGGGAGGTGAGGAATCCCAGTCACCAACAATAGAGAGTGAGAAATCTGCCACACCGGAACCTGTGACAGATAATCGTGATGTGGAAGACATGGAACTCTCAGATGTAGAAGATGATGGGTCTAAAATCATTG tggaggacaggaaggaaaaacCTATGGAGAAGTCAGCTGTCTCTACTTCTGTACCTACAAAGCCGACAGAAACTCTCTCAAAGGCCTCTTCATGTACCCCAGTGCCTGTGACCATGACAGCAGCCCCACCTCTTCCAAAGCCTGTGAATACTTCACTACTGTCCTCTTCCCCAGCTTTGGCTTTGCCTAACCTAGCTAATGTGGACCTGGCAAAGATCAGTTCCATCCTTAGCAGCCTTACATCAGTCATGAAAAATACTG GGGTCAGTCCTGCATCAAGACCTTCTCCAGGAACTCCTACTAGTCCCAGCAACCTCACCAGTGGCCTGAAAACACCTGCACCTGCCACAACAACATCTCACAACCCTCTGGCAAATATCCTTTCCAAGGTGGAGATCACCCCAGAGAGCATTCTATCTGCTCTTTCCAAAACCCAGACACAGTCAGCCCCTGCACTGCAAG GCCTGTCATCTTTACTTCAGAGTGTTACTGGGAACCCAGTTCCAGCCAGTGAAGCATCTCAGAGCACATCAGCTTCCCCTGCCAACACCACAGTCTCTACCATAAAGGGAAGAAATGTGTCCTCTAATACCCAGTCTTTTATTCCCAAAAGCTTCAACTATTCTCCTAATTCATCAGCTTCTGAAGTCTCTTCAACCTCAGCCAGCAAGACATCAATCGGGCAAAGCCCAGGACTTCCAAGCACTACGTTTAAACTACCATCCAACTCTCTAGGGTTTACAGGTACCCACAATACTAGCCCTGCTGCCCCGCCTACTGAAGTTACCATGTGCCAATCTTCAGAGATCTCCAAGCCAAAACTGGAGTCAGAGTCCACCTCCCCAAGCCTGGAAATGAAGATCCACAACTTCTTAAAAGGTAATCCTGGTTTCAGTGGCTTAAACTTAAATATCCCAATCCTGAGCAGTTTGGGGTCCAGTGCCCCATCAGAGAGCCATCCCTCAGACTTCCAGCGTGGCCCTACTAGCACCTCAATCGACAACATTGATGGAACCCCTGTACGGGATGAACGGAGTGGGACACCCACCCAGGATGAGATGATGGACAAGCCCACATCCAGCAGTGTAGATACTATGTCCCTGCTTTCTAAGATCATTAGCCCTGGTTCCTCAACACCCAGCAGTACAAGATCACCACCCCCTGGGAGAGATGAAAACTACACCCGGGAGCTCTCTAATTCTGTATCTACATATCGACCCTTTGGCCTGGGCAGCGAATCTCCCTATAAGCAACCTTCTGATGGAATGGAGAGACCATCTTCCCTGATGGACTCTTCACAGGAAAAGTTCTATCCAGATACTTCTTTCCATGAAGATGAAGACTACCGAGATTTTGAGTATTCAGGGCCTCCACCTTCTGCTATGATGAACCTGGAGAAGAAACCAGCCAAATCTATCCTGAAATCAAGCAAGCTATCTGACGCCACTGAATACCAGCCAATCCTATCCAGTTATAGCCACAGGGCCCAAGAATTTGGGGTAAAGTCCGCCTTCCCTCCATCTGTAAGGGCCCTCCTGGACTCTAGTGAGAACTGTGACCGTCTCTCATCTTCCCCTGGGCTATTTGGTGCCTTCAGCATAAGAGGGAATGAACCTGGGTCTGACCGGTCACCATCACCGAGTAAGAATGATTCATTTTTCACCCCTGACTCCAACCACAATAGCTTGTCTCAGTCTACCACTGGGCATCTCAGTTTGCCACAGAAGCAGTACCCAGACTCTCCTCACCCAGTCCCACATCGTTCCCTTTTCTCTCCGCAGAATACCCTCGCTGCTCCCACGGGCCACCCACCCACGTCAGGCGTGGAGAAAGTCCTGGCCTCCACCATTTCCACCACGTCGACGATTGAGTTTAAGAATATGCTTAAAAACGCCTCACGCAAGCCCTCAGATGATAAGCATTTTGGCCAGACCCCCAACAAGGGCACTTCAAATGATGGTGTCAGTCTCTCTAACCTCACCCAGCCCAACTTGACTACCACTGATCAGCAGCAACAGGAAGAGCACTACCGCATAGAAACCCGCGTTTCCTCCTCCTGCTTAGACTTGCCTGATAGCACAGAAGAAAAAGGGGCCCCTATAGAAACTTTGGGTTATCATAACGCAGCCAATAGAAGGATGTCAGGAGAGCCAATACAGACCGTAGAGTCCATCCGAGTTCCTGGGAAGGGAAATAGAGGACATGGGCGTGAGGCTTCAAGGGTGGGCTGGTTTGACCTGAGCACATCAGGCAGCTCTTTTGACAATGGCCCCTCAAATGCCTCTGATTTGGCATcccttgggggtgggggcagcggAGGCCTCACTGGCTTTAAAACAACACCATACAAAGAACGGGCACCCCAATTTCAGGAGAGTGTCGGCAACTTTCGTTCCAACAGTTTCAACTCAACATTTGAGCATCATCTCCCCCCATCCCCCTTGGAACATGGGACACCCTTCCAGAGAGAGCCAGTGGGTCCATCATCTGCCCCACCCGCCCCTCCTAAGGATCACAGTGGTATCTTCTCTCGAGATGCGCCCGCTCATCTGCCCTCTGTGGATCTTTCGAACCCCTTCACAAAGGAGGCAGCTCTGGCCCATGCTGCCCCACCGCCTCCTCCTGGAGAGCACAGCGGAGTTCctttccctgccccaccccctcctccaccccctggGGAACATAGCAGCAGTGGCGGGAGTGGTGTCCCCTTTTCTACTCcaccccctcctccaccccctgTTGACCACTCTGGAGTTGTACCCTTCCCAGCCCCACCACTGGCAGAGCATGGAGTGGCAGGGACTGTGGCAGTGTTTCCCAAGGACCATAGTTCCCTCCTTCAAGGGACCCTGGCTGAGCATTTTGGGGTGCTCGCAGGACCCAGGGACCATGGAGGCCCCACCCAACGGGACCTCAACGGCCCTGGCCTTAGCCGTGTACGGGAGAGCCTGAGCCTACCTGCCCATTCTCTGGAGCACCTGGGCCCAGCccatggaggaggtgggggaggcagcaacagcagcagcggCCCCCCCATGGGTCCCTCACACAGAGACACCATCAACCGGAGTGGTATGATTTTACGGAGTCCCCGGCCAGACTTTCGGCCTAGGGAACCTTTTCTTGGCAGAGATCCATTCCACAGTTTAAAGAGACCCAGGCCACCTTTTGCTAGGGGCCCTCCGTTCTTTGCACCAAAACGCCCATTCTTCCCTCCCAGGTACTGA
- the Rprd2 gene encoding regulation of nuclear pre-mRNA domain-containing protein 2 isoform X2: MAAGGGGGSSKASSSSASSAGALESSLDRKFQSVTNTMESIQGLSSWCIENKKHHSTIVYHWMKWLRRSAYPHRLNLFYLANDVIQNCKRKNAIIFRESFADVLPEAAALVKDPSVSKSIERIFKIWEDRNVYPEEMILALREALTSTNPKAALKSKIVAEFRSQALIEELLLYKRSEDQIELKEKQLSTMRVDVCSTETLKCLKDKTGGKKFSKEFEEASSKLEEFVNGLDKQVKNGPSLTEALENAGIFYEAQYKEVKVVANAYKTFANRVNNLKKKLDQLKSTLPDPEESPVPSPSMDAPSPTGSESPFQGMGGEESQSPTIESEKSATPEPVTDNRDVEDMELSDVEDDGSKIIVEDRKEKPMEKSAVSTSVPTKPTETLSKASSCTPVPVTMTAAPPLPKPVNTSLLSSSPALALPNLANVDLAKISSILSSLTSVMKNTGVSPASRPSPGTPTSPSNLTSGLKTPAPATTTSHNPLANILSKVEITPESILSALSKTQTQSAPALQGLSSLLQSVTGNPVPASEASQSTSASPANTTVSTIKGRNVSSNTQSFIPKSFNYSPNSSASEVSSTSASKTSIGQSPGLPSTTFKLPSNSLGFTGTHNTSPAAPPTEVTMCQSSEISKPKLESESTSPSLEMKIHNFLKGNPGFSGLNLNIPILSSLGSSAPSESHPSDFQRGPTSTSIDNIDGTPVRDERSGTPTQDEMMDKPTSSSVDTMSLLSKIISPGSSTPSSTRSPPPGRDENYTRELSNSVSTYRPFGLGSESPYKQPSDGMERPSSLMDSSQEKFYPDTSFHEDEDYRDFEYSGPPPSAMMNLEKKPAKSILKSSKLSDATEYQPILSSYSHRAQEFGVKSAFPPSVRALLDSSENCDRLSSSPGLFGAFSIRGNEPGSDRSPSPSKNDSFFTPDSNHNSLSQSTTGHLSLPQKQYPDSPHPVPHRSLFSPQNTLAAPTGHPPTSGVEKVLASTISTTSTIEFKNMLKNASRKPSDDKHFGQTPNKGTSNDGVSLSNLTQPNLTTTDQQQQEEHYRIETRVSSSCLDLPDSTEEKGAPIETLGYHNAANRRMSGEPIQTVESIRVPGKGNRGHGREASRVGWFDLSTSGSSFDNGPSNASDLASLGGGGSGGLTGFKTTPYKERAPQFQESVGNFRSNSFNSTFEHHLPPSPLEHGTPFQREPVGPSSAPPAPPKDHSGIFSRDAPAHLPSVDLSNPFTKEAALAHAAPPPPPGEHSGVPFPAPPPPPPPGEHSSSGGSGVPFSTPPPPPPPVDHSGVVPFPAPPLAEHGVAGTVAVFPKDHSSLLQGTLAEHFGVLAGPRDHGGPTQRDLNGPGLSRVRESLSLPAHSLEHLGPAHGGGGGGSNSSSGPPMGPSHRDTINRSGMILRSPRPDFRPREPFLGRDPFHSLKRPRPPFARGPPFFAPKRPFFPPRY, translated from the exons ggaTCCATCTGTCTCCAAGTCTATAGAACGAATCTTTAAAATCTGGGAAGACAGAAATGTATACCCAGAAGAAATGATTTTGGCATTGAGAGAAGCTTTGA CATCCACGAATCCAAAAGCTGCTCTCAAGTCTAAGATAGTTGCTGAATTTCGA TCTCAGGCCCTCATTGAAGAACTGTTGCTGTATAAGCGCTCAGAAGATCAGATAGAATTGAAGGAGAAACAGTTGTCAACTATGAGGGTGGATGTATGCAGCACAGAAACCCTCAAATGCTTAAAAG ataaaactGGGGGGAAAAAGTTCTCCAAAGAATTTGAAGAGGCAAGCTCTAAGCTGGAAGAATTTGTGAATGGATTGGATAAGCAGGTGAAAAATGGGCCTTCACTAACAGAAGCACTGGAAAATGCTGGAATTTTCTATGAAGCACAGTACAAAGAAGTAAAAGTGGTGGCCAAT GCATACAAAACCTTTGCTAACCGAGTaaacaatttaaagaagaaattggaTCAGTTGAAGTCAACCCTTCCTGATCCTGAAGAATCACCAGTCCCTTCCCCAAGTATGGATGCTCCCTCCCCAACTGGTTCGGAGTCTCCATTTCAGGGAATGGGAGGTGAGGAATCCCAGTCACCAACAATAGAGAGTGAGAAATCTGCCACACCGGAACCTGTGACAGATAATCGTGATGTGGAAGACATGGAACTCTCAGATGTAGAAGATGATGGGTCTAAAATCATTG tggaggacaggaaggaaaaacCTATGGAGAAGTCAGCTGTCTCTACTTCTGTACCTACAAAGCCGACAGAAACTCTCTCAAAGGCCTCTTCATGTACCCCAGTGCCTGTGACCATGACAGCAGCCCCACCTCTTCCAAAGCCTGTGAATACTTCACTACTGTCCTCTTCCCCAGCTTTGGCTTTGCCTAACCTAGCTAATGTGGACCTGGCAAAGATCAGTTCCATCCTTAGCAGCCTTACATCAGTCATGAAAAATACTG GGGTCAGTCCTGCATCAAGACCTTCTCCAGGAACTCCTACTAGTCCCAGCAACCTCACCAGTGGCCTGAAAACACCTGCACCTGCCACAACAACATCTCACAACCCTCTGGCAAATATCCTTTCCAAGGTGGAGATCACCCCAGAGAGCATTCTATCTGCTCTTTCCAAAACCCAGACACAGTCAGCCCCTGCACTGCAAG GCCTGTCATCTTTACTTCAGAGTGTTACTGGGAACCCAGTTCCAGCCAGTGAAGCATCTCAGAGCACATCAGCTTCCCCTGCCAACACCACAGTCTCTACCATAAAGGGAAGAAATGTGTCCTCTAATACCCAGTCTTTTATTCCCAAAAGCTTCAACTATTCTCCTAATTCATCAGCTTCTGAAGTCTCTTCAACCTCAGCCAGCAAGACATCAATCGGGCAAAGCCCAGGACTTCCAAGCACTACGTTTAAACTACCATCCAACTCTCTAGGGTTTACAGGTACCCACAATACTAGCCCTGCTGCCCCGCCTACTGAAGTTACCATGTGCCAATCTTCAGAGATCTCCAAGCCAAAACTGGAGTCAGAGTCCACCTCCCCAAGCCTGGAAATGAAGATCCACAACTTCTTAAAAGGTAATCCTGGTTTCAGTGGCTTAAACTTAAATATCCCAATCCTGAGCAGTTTGGGGTCCAGTGCCCCATCAGAGAGCCATCCCTCAGACTTCCAGCGTGGCCCTACTAGCACCTCAATCGACAACATTGATGGAACCCCTGTACGGGATGAACGGAGTGGGACACCCACCCAGGATGAGATGATGGACAAGCCCACATCCAGCAGTGTAGATACTATGTCCCTGCTTTCTAAGATCATTAGCCCTGGTTCCTCAACACCCAGCAGTACAAGATCACCACCCCCTGGGAGAGATGAAAACTACACCCGGGAGCTCTCTAATTCTGTATCTACATATCGACCCTTTGGCCTGGGCAGCGAATCTCCCTATAAGCAACCTTCTGATGGAATGGAGAGACCATCTTCCCTGATGGACTCTTCACAGGAAAAGTTCTATCCAGATACTTCTTTCCATGAAGATGAAGACTACCGAGATTTTGAGTATTCAGGGCCTCCACCTTCTGCTATGATGAACCTGGAGAAGAAACCAGCCAAATCTATCCTGAAATCAAGCAAGCTATCTGACGCCACTGAATACCAGCCAATCCTATCCAGTTATAGCCACAGGGCCCAAGAATTTGGGGTAAAGTCCGCCTTCCCTCCATCTGTAAGGGCCCTCCTGGACTCTAGTGAGAACTGTGACCGTCTCTCATCTTCCCCTGGGCTATTTGGTGCCTTCAGCATAAGAGGGAATGAACCTGGGTCTGACCGGTCACCATCACCGAGTAAGAATGATTCATTTTTCACCCCTGACTCCAACCACAATAGCTTGTCTCAGTCTACCACTGGGCATCTCAGTTTGCCACAGAAGCAGTACCCAGACTCTCCTCACCCAGTCCCACATCGTTCCCTTTTCTCTCCGCAGAATACCCTCGCTGCTCCCACGGGCCACCCACCCACGTCAGGCGTGGAGAAAGTCCTGGCCTCCACCATTTCCACCACGTCGACGATTGAGTTTAAGAATATGCTTAAAAACGCCTCACGCAAGCCCTCAGATGATAAGCATTTTGGCCAGACCCCCAACAAGGGCACTTCAAATGATGGTGTCAGTCTCTCTAACCTCACCCAGCCCAACTTGACTACCACTGATCAGCAGCAACAGGAAGAGCACTACCGCATAGAAACCCGCGTTTCCTCCTCCTGCTTAGACTTGCCTGATAGCACAGAAGAAAAAGGGGCCCCTATAGAAACTTTGGGTTATCATAACGCAGCCAATAGAAGGATGTCAGGAGAGCCAATACAGACCGTAGAGTCCATCCGAGTTCCTGGGAAGGGAAATAGAGGACATGGGCGTGAGGCTTCAAGGGTGGGCTGGTTTGACCTGAGCACATCAGGCAGCTCTTTTGACAATGGCCCCTCAAATGCCTCTGATTTGGCATcccttgggggtgggggcagcggAGGCCTCACTGGCTTTAAAACAACACCATACAAAGAACGGGCACCCCAATTTCAGGAGAGTGTCGGCAACTTTCGTTCCAACAGTTTCAACTCAACATTTGAGCATCATCTCCCCCCATCCCCCTTGGAACATGGGACACCCTTCCAGAGAGAGCCAGTGGGTCCATCATCTGCCCCACCCGCCCCTCCTAAGGATCACAGTGGTATCTTCTCTCGAGATGCGCCCGCTCATCTGCCCTCTGTGGATCTTTCGAACCCCTTCACAAAGGAGGCAGCTCTGGCCCATGCTGCCCCACCGCCTCCTCCTGGAGAGCACAGCGGAGTTCctttccctgccccaccccctcctccaccccctggGGAACATAGCAGCAGTGGCGGGAGTGGTGTCCCCTTTTCTACTCcaccccctcctccaccccctgTTGACCACTCTGGAGTTGTACCCTTCCCAGCCCCACCACTGGCAGAGCATGGAGTGGCAGGGACTGTGGCAGTGTTTCCCAAGGACCATAGTTCCCTCCTTCAAGGGACCCTGGCTGAGCATTTTGGGGTGCTCGCAGGACCCAGGGACCATGGAGGCCCCACCCAACGGGACCTCAACGGCCCTGGCCTTAGCCGTGTACGGGAGAGCCTGAGCCTACCTGCCCATTCTCTGGAGCACCTGGGCCCAGCccatggaggaggtgggggaggcagcaacagcagcagcggCCCCCCCATGGGTCCCTCACACAGAGACACCATCAACCGGAGTGGTATGATTTTACGGAGTCCCCGGCCAGACTTTCGGCCTAGGGAACCTTTTCTTGGCAGAGATCCATTCCACAGTTTAAAGAGACCCAGGCCACCTTTTGCTAGGGGCCCTCCGTTCTTTGCACCAAAACGCCCATTCTTCCCTCCCAGGTACTGA